TAGCGTTGCCGAGGCCAAGTCTGGTTACATGCGCATTGTGGGGCGCAGTGATGTTGCGGCAGTCAAGTCCGACGGTTCCTTCGCGTTTGAAACCATGCCTGTGGGCGACATTTCGCTTGTGTACGTAGCGAGCGAACAGTCGCAGGCTCGTTTCAACTTCATGACGGCTGTCGTGGGCGATACGCTCAAGATTCCGTCTCTCGAAAACAAGAACGAAGGCTGGCTCACGATTCCGGATTACCATTATTATAGTGGCGCTGCATACGGTGGCATTATGGTGAACGTGCCCGATGGTATTTCTGTTCCGCAGGATACCGCTACGCCGGAACCGGTGGTGCCTGACACCACGGCAAAAGATACTTCCGTTACCGATACCACGGAAGAACTTGCAATATCCTTGAACCTCCACATGGATGGCTCCGATAGTGTTGCTAAGGTCTATAACAATGACGGCTCGGTCGCCGATTCCGTGAACTACGTGGAAGGTGTGTCGGGCAAGGGCATTCTGCTCAAGGTCGGTCAGTTCGTCGAAGTGGGCAATATTGACCCCTGTGCAGGTGACTTTACCATGAGCGCATGGACCAAGTGGAGCGGTTACCGTGGCGATGGCATTTACCAGCTTCTCTTTGCAGAACGTGAAGATTGGGTTGCCGGATTGTCCAGGTTCCAGCTGCAGTATGAATTTATGACGAGTTCCTTTGTTGCCGTGGGCGATGGCATGGACTTGTCGGGCTATGGCTATGCATGGCTTGCCAAGGGCAATGTCGAACGTGGTGGCTCGCTGCCTATGAATGAATGGTCGCTGCTGGTGCTTGTGAACGAAGGTGGCAAACTCTACTTCTATATCAACGGAGTACTCGTGAGCAACAAGGCCGGTGTCCCGTTTACGCCCAAGAAAGTTGCGGTCCCGCTGCCGTTCCGCATTGGCGGCTCCGAAGTGCCGAACGATACTTGGAATGGCGTCATTGACGAAGTTAAGATTGAATCGGTTGCCCGCTCCGCTGAATGGGTTAAGGCCGAATACGAAAAATACGCGAAATAGCAACGTCATTGCGAGGGCGTTAGCCCGAAGCAATCCATAAAAAAGAGCTCTGTCTAAAAGACAGAGCTTTAAAAGTTTTGGTAGATTACGGACGCCTAGCGCCCCTAATGATTATTCGTACTTAATCACGCCGGCCGGGCAGCTGTCAGCAGCGTCCTTGATTTCGCTTTCGTAAGCGGAATAGTCAACGCCTTCCTTGACCTTCATCTTTTCAGGAACTTCGAACACTGCGTCGCAAGTAGCTTCGCAAGCGCCGCAGGAGACGCATTCGTCACTGGATTCGTCCAGCCAAACTTTCGTGATTGCCATAATTTACCTCTTTGTGTCTTAGGTTGAATTTATGGTTATAATATAATAAAAACATTGATGCCGCGGGCGTTTTTTCTAAATTTGTGGGCGTAAAAAAATTCAAATGCTCGAGAGGTACTCGTCAAACATGAAAAAAGTGGTTGTAAAAATTGGTGGCAGTTTGGCAATCGACGAAGCCAAACTCGCTGATTTTGTGTCGGCAGTCTCTACACTCCCCGGTAGTGGCTGTCAGGTGGCCGTGGTTCACGGTGGTGGCAAGGACATTAACGAAAATATCGCCTTGCTCAAGGAACAACCGACATTCATCGACGGCCTCCGAGTTACGACTCCTGGCATCATGAAGATGGTCGAGATGACTCTCTCTGGCCACGTGAACAAGAAGCTTGTGCGCATGTTGCTGAACAATAACTGCAACGCCATCGGTATTTCCGGCGTAGACGGCAACTTATTCCAGGTAGTCAAGAAGCAGGGCAAGGTGGACCTTGGCCTGGTGGGCGAAATCAAACAGGTCAATCCGAAGATTGTCGCTGACCTGTGGGCTGCCGGTTGGACTCCGGTGGTCAGCCCGATTTCCATTGGTGACGGCATGAGCTGGAACGTGAACGCAGACACCGCTGCAAGCGAACTGGCTGTGGCACTCGAAGCAGACCAGTTCGTGCTGGTGAGCGACGTGCCGGGCGTGATGGACGAAAACAAGAATGTAATTCCCGAACTGAGCGAAGCGGACGCCGAAAAGCTGATTGAAGCTGGCGTCATCTCCGGCGGTATGATTCCCAAAGTCCGCGAGAGTTTCAAGTCGATCCGACGAGGACTCAAGAGCATCCACATCGTGGGTTGGAAGGACGCGGAACACTTTGGCAAACAAATTAATGGAGATTTAAACTATGGCACAATCTTGCGCTAACCTGCTCGAACAGGACAAACAAATCATCGCGCCGCTCTACGGCAAGGCTGACATCAACTTCGTGAAGGGCGAAGGCTCTTACCTCTACGACGATCAGGGCAACAAGTACCTGGACTTCGTGGCTGGCATTGCCGTGAATGCCCTCGG
The nucleotide sequence above comes from uncultured Fibrobacter sp.. Encoded proteins:
- the argB gene encoding acetylglutamate kinase, whose translation is MKKVVVKIGGSLAIDEAKLADFVSAVSTLPGSGCQVAVVHGGGKDINENIALLKEQPTFIDGLRVTTPGIMKMVEMTLSGHVNKKLVRMLLNNNCNAIGISGVDGNLFQVVKKQGKVDLGLVGEIKQVNPKIVADLWAAGWTPVVSPISIGDGMSWNVNADTAASELAVALEADQFVLVSDVPGVMDENKNVIPELSEADAEKLIEAGVISGGMIPKVRESFKSIRRGLKSIHIVGWKDAEHFGKQINGDLNYGTILR
- a CDS encoding ferredoxin; this translates as MAITKVWLDESSDECVSCGACEATCDAVFEVPEKMKVKEGVDYSAYESEIKDAADSCPAGVIKYE
- a CDS encoding LamG domain-containing protein, with the protein product MDTLFKYASGVALALFAVGLSSCSKTENVAGGVTDIGNSVASGIVVTEANQPVARARVVAYYDNWDKTAIEDSVVVEADDNGIFSLKFDSTRSVVIYAENGSESGLSRIQHGGAALVMVGHPRRLESSVAEAKSGYMRIVGRSDVAAVKSDGSFAFETMPVGDISLVYVASEQSQARFNFMTAVVGDTLKIPSLENKNEGWLTIPDYHYYSGAAYGGIMVNVPDGISVPQDTATPEPVVPDTTAKDTSVTDTTEELAISLNLHMDGSDSVAKVYNNDGSVADSVNYVEGVSGKGILLKVGQFVEVGNIDPCAGDFTMSAWTKWSGYRGDGIYQLLFAEREDWVAGLSRFQLQYEFMTSSFVAVGDGMDLSGYGYAWLAKGNVERGGSLPMNEWSLLVLVNEGGKLYFYINGVLVSNKAGVPFTPKKVAVPLPFRIGGSEVPNDTWNGVIDEVKIESVARSAEWVKAEYEKYAK